In one window of Juglans regia cultivar Chandler chromosome 3, Walnut 2.0, whole genome shotgun sequence DNA:
- the LOC108987537 gene encoding uncharacterized protein LOC108987537 isoform X1, with product MAYRRRHGISRASTFKEEFHHPPDDDHNLPDSSSSSLAAQAIRASAAHRESSLSSAYADSVHHPYPSKSFPAFPAYGDASTKSESKSGFWGVLARKAKAILEDDAMSQQDNVPDRMRAPGFNTSTGGQQSYPAPENFRKMDNPKLRKGLDAITSSLNHIGDTFEKAFEEGRMIVENKTADIIQETRKLQIKRRGDNSEAPNQAPEVKSPWLMQTTQLQIQTKHETQLKASRDVAMATAAKAKLLLRELKTIKADFAFAKERCSQLEEENKLLRENREKGDNRADDDLIRLQLETLLAEKARLAHENSIYARENRFLREIVEYHQLTMQDVVYIDEGIEEVTEVYPGVSKMLSISPPSPTSPPSPSEVPPSVSPPVMKESFPVPMPPQENKDVLGSKVPQSLSTSVSEEDDTKRPSESSS from the exons atGGCTTACCGGAGAAGGCACGGCATTTCGAGAGCATCCACCTTCAAGGAAGAGTTTCATCACCCGCCTGACGACGATCATAATTTACCCGATTCATCCTCCTCTTCTCTTGCCGCTCAGGCTATTCGAGCCTCCGCTGCTCATCGAGAATCCTCTCTCTCCTCCGCCTACGCAGACTCTGTTCATCACCCCTATCCTTCCAAG AGCTTTCCTGCCTTTCCTGCCTATGGGGATGCATCAACAAAAAGTGAGTCCAAATCTGGATTTTGGGGTGTTCTGGCTCGAAAAGCTAAAGCAATTCTGGAGGATGATGCCATGTCCCAGCAAGATAATGTGCCTGACCGAATGAGAGCGCCGGGCTTTAATACCTCAACAGGTGGCCAG CAATCATATCCAGCACCTGAGAACTTCAGAAAAATGGACAATCCTAAATTACGGAAGGGTTTGGATGCAATCACATCTTCCCTTAATCACATTGGTGACACTTTTGAAAAGGCGTTTGAG GAAGGTCGCATGATAGTGGAAAATAAGACAGCAGACATCATCCAAGAAACCCGAAAACTGCAAATTAAGCGGAGAGGAGACAATTCTGAGGCACCAAACCAGGCTCCTGAAGTGAAAAGTCCATGGCTGATGCAAACAACACAACTGCAAATCCAAACCAAACATGAAACTCAACTCAAGGCATCTCGCGAC GTTGCGATGGCAACAGCTGCCAAAGCAAAACTACTTCTTCGGGAGCTAAAAACAATTAAAGCAGATTTTGCTTTTGCAAAGGAACGATGTTCTcaacttgaagaagaaaataaactaCTTCGAGAGAATCGCGAGAAGGGAGACAACCGTGCGGATGATGACTTG ATCCGCCTTCAATTGGAGACACTTTTGGCTGAGAAGGCGCGATTGGCGCATGAGAATTCAATATATGCCCGTGAGAACCGCTTCCTAAGGGAAATTGTTGAATACCACCAACTCACCATGCAGGATGTTGTCTATATAGATGAAGGCATTGAAGAAGTTACAGAAGTTTACCCAGGAGTCTCCAAAATGCTCTCCATTTCCCCACCCTCACCTACATCCCCACCTTCACCTTCTGAGGTTCCCCCATCTGTAAGCCCACCAGTAATGAAGGAAAGCTTTCCCGTGCCCATGCCGCCGCAGGAAAATAAGGATGTTCTAGGAAGTAAGGTACCACAGAGTCTGAGTACCTCAGTTTCGGAGGAAGATGATACAAAAAGACCCTCTGAATCTTCTTCCTGA
- the LOC108987537 gene encoding uncharacterized protein LOC108987537 isoform X2, with protein sequence MLMALKTFYFFPPMTPEHSFPAFPAYGDASTKSESKSGFWGVLARKAKAILEDDAMSQQDNVPDRMRAPGFNTSTGGQQSYPAPENFRKMDNPKLRKGLDAITSSLNHIGDTFEKAFEEGRMIVENKTADIIQETRKLQIKRRGDNSEAPNQAPEVKSPWLMQTTQLQIQTKHETQLKASRDVAMATAAKAKLLLRELKTIKADFAFAKERCSQLEEENKLLRENREKGDNRADDDLIRLQLETLLAEKARLAHENSIYARENRFLREIVEYHQLTMQDVVYIDEGIEEVTEVYPGVSKMLSISPPSPTSPPSPSEVPPSVSPPVMKESFPVPMPPQENKDVLGSKVPQSLSTSVSEEDDTKRPSESSS encoded by the exons ATGTTGATGGCGTTGAAAACTTTCTACTTTTTCCCCCCTATGACGCCTGAGCAT AGCTTTCCTGCCTTTCCTGCCTATGGGGATGCATCAACAAAAAGTGAGTCCAAATCTGGATTTTGGGGTGTTCTGGCTCGAAAAGCTAAAGCAATTCTGGAGGATGATGCCATGTCCCAGCAAGATAATGTGCCTGACCGAATGAGAGCGCCGGGCTTTAATACCTCAACAGGTGGCCAG CAATCATATCCAGCACCTGAGAACTTCAGAAAAATGGACAATCCTAAATTACGGAAGGGTTTGGATGCAATCACATCTTCCCTTAATCACATTGGTGACACTTTTGAAAAGGCGTTTGAG GAAGGTCGCATGATAGTGGAAAATAAGACAGCAGACATCATCCAAGAAACCCGAAAACTGCAAATTAAGCGGAGAGGAGACAATTCTGAGGCACCAAACCAGGCTCCTGAAGTGAAAAGTCCATGGCTGATGCAAACAACACAACTGCAAATCCAAACCAAACATGAAACTCAACTCAAGGCATCTCGCGAC GTTGCGATGGCAACAGCTGCCAAAGCAAAACTACTTCTTCGGGAGCTAAAAACAATTAAAGCAGATTTTGCTTTTGCAAAGGAACGATGTTCTcaacttgaagaagaaaataaactaCTTCGAGAGAATCGCGAGAAGGGAGACAACCGTGCGGATGATGACTTG ATCCGCCTTCAATTGGAGACACTTTTGGCTGAGAAGGCGCGATTGGCGCATGAGAATTCAATATATGCCCGTGAGAACCGCTTCCTAAGGGAAATTGTTGAATACCACCAACTCACCATGCAGGATGTTGTCTATATAGATGAAGGCATTGAAGAAGTTACAGAAGTTTACCCAGGAGTCTCCAAAATGCTCTCCATTTCCCCACCCTCACCTACATCCCCACCTTCACCTTCTGAGGTTCCCCCATCTGTAAGCCCACCAGTAATGAAGGAAAGCTTTCCCGTGCCCATGCCGCCGCAGGAAAATAAGGATGTTCTAGGAAGTAAGGTACCACAGAGTCTGAGTACCTCAGTTTCGGAGGAAGATGATACAAAAAGACCCTCTGAATCTTCTTCCTGA
- the LOC108986275 gene encoding RING finger and transmembrane domain-containing protein 2-like gives MDTSGNNPDTPHRRRYGLPSASSIIQAPLSALLEYSGLVRGSTARSNHQETEGLIHGRVSSLHAQDQPTTASATNHGEVSIRIIGAGEHDHDDREATATGAATATATTTGLVVGQHQGGEVAASNEMAGMASETREGDSRIERGGVGDGISQSVNASADGEAADASAANGRDSSYQRYDIQQAARWIEQVLPFSLLLLVVFIRQHLQGFFVTIWIAAVMFKSNDILRKQTALKGERKLSVLAGISFAFTIHVVGVYWWYQNDDLLYPLVMLPPKAIPPFWHAIFIIMVNDTLVRQAAMIFKCILLMYYKNSRGRNYRKQGQMLTLVEYLLLLYRALLPTPVWYRFFLNKEYGSLFSSLMTGLYLTFKLTSVVEKVQSFFAALKALSRKEVHYGACATSEQVNAAGDMCAICQEKMHSPILLRCKHIFCEDCVSEWFERERTCPLCRALVKPADLRSFGDGSTSLFYQLF, from the exons ATGGATACTTCTGGCAACAATCCCGACACCCCGCACAGGAGAAGATACGGATTGCCATCTGCTTCCAGCATCATTCAGGCACCACTCTCGGCGTTGTTGGAGTACTCGGGCCTTGTTCGTGGCAGCACTGCCAGGTCTAATCACCAAGAGACCGAGGGTTTGATTCACGGGCGTGTATCTTCTCTTCATGCTCAGGACCAACCTACCACTGCGAGTGCCACCAATCATGGGGAGGTCTCCATTAGGATAATCGGCGCAGGGGAGCACGACCATGATGACAGGGAAGCCACTGCCACTGGCGCTGCTACGGCTACCGCCACTACTACTGGATTGGTTGTTGGGCAGCATCAGGGTGGAGAGGTCGCTGCTTCTAATGAGATGGCTGGCATGGCATCCGAGACTCGGGAAGGAGACTCTAGGATTGAGCGTGGCGGTGTGGGAGATGGAATTTCCCAATCTGTCAATGCAAGTGCTGATGGAGAAGCTGCGGATGCAAGTGCGGCTAATGGGAGGGATTCTTCTTACCAGAGATATGATATTCAGCAAGCTGCTAGGTGGATTGAACAGGTCCTTCCCTTCTCCTTGCTTCTTTTGGTGGTCTTCATTCGGCAGCATCTGCAAG GTTTCTTTGTTACCATATGGATTGCTGCTGTCATGTTCAAGTCAAATGATATTCTACGTAAACAGACCGCTCTCAAG GGGGAGAGAAAATTGTCTGTTCTGGCTGGGATATCTTTTGCATTTACAATTCACGTTGTTGGCGTATACTGGTGGTATCAAAATGACGATCTTTTGTATCCATTGGTGATGCTTCCTCCAAAAGCTATCCCACCTTTCTGGCATGCTATTTTCATCATTATGGTGAATG ATACCTTGGTTCGGCAGGCGGCAATGATCTTCAAGTGTATTCTATTGATGTATTACAAGAACAGTAGGGGCCGAAATTATCGTAAGCAG GGTCAAATGCTTACTTTGGTCGAGTATTTGCTGCTGCTGTACCGTGCCTTACTGCCTACGCCAGTCTGGTATCGATTCTTCTTAAACAAAGAATACGGAAGCCTCTTTTCATCCCTGATGACAGGGTTGTATCTTACTTTCAAGCTTACATCTGTTGTTGAGAAG GTGCAATCCTTCTTTGCGGCATTAAAGGCATTATCACGTAAAGAGGTGCATTATGGGGCTTGTGCAACATCAGAGCAG GTTAATGCTGCGGGCGACATGTGTGCTATTTGCCAGGAGAAGATGCATTCTCCCATCCTACTTCGTTGTAAACACATATTTTGTGAAGACTGTGTATCAGAGTG GTTTGAGAGGGAACGGACGTGCCCGTTGTGCAGGGCTTTGGTCAAACCTGCGGATCTCAGATCATTTGGGGATGGATCAACTAGTCTGTTTTACCAGTTGTTCTAA